The Paracoccus sp. MC1862 genome includes a window with the following:
- the rpe gene encoding ribulose-phosphate 3-epimerase: MDFDRKIKIAPSILSADFADFGREIRAVEDQGADWVHVDVMDGHFVPNITFGPPAVAAFRKHVTTVMDVHLMIAPVDPFIDAFAKAGADIITAHVEAGPHIHRTLQAIRGAGTKAGVALNPGTPAEAVEHLLDLADLICVMTVNPGFGGQKFIDMTEKVRRLRAMIGDRPVHVEIDGGVDPATAPRLAEAGADVLVAGSAVFRGGSVSNSAPYGENIRAIRAAAEAALA, translated from the coding sequence ATGGACTTTGACCGCAAGATCAAGATCGCGCCCTCGATCCTGTCGGCCGATTTCGCCGATTTCGGCCGCGAGATCCGCGCGGTCGAGGATCAGGGCGCCGACTGGGTGCATGTGGACGTGATGGATGGGCATTTCGTCCCCAACATCACCTTCGGCCCCCCCGCCGTCGCGGCCTTCCGCAAGCATGTCACCACGGTCATGGACGTCCACCTGATGATCGCGCCCGTGGACCCCTTTATCGACGCCTTTGCGAAGGCGGGCGCCGACATCATCACCGCCCATGTCGAGGCGGGGCCGCATATCCACCGCACCCTGCAGGCGATCCGGGGCGCGGGGACCAAGGCAGGCGTGGCGCTGAACCCCGGCACCCCGGCCGAAGCGGTCGAGCATCTGCTGGACCTTGCCGACCTGATCTGCGTGATGACGGTGAACCCCGGCTTCGGCGGGCAGAAGTTCATCGACATGACCGAAAAGGTCCGCCGCCTGCGCGCGATGATCGGCGACCGTCCCGTGCATGTCGAGATCGACGGCGGCGTCGATCCGGCCACCGCCCCGCGGCTGGCCGAGGCAGGGGCGGATGTGCTGGTGGCGGGCTCGGCGGTGTTCCGGGGCGGCTCGGTGTCGAACAGCGCCCCTTACGGCGAGAACATCCGCGCCATCCGCGCCGCGGCCGAGGCGGCGCTGGCCTGA
- the mnhG gene encoding monovalent cation/H(+) antiporter subunit G, with translation MSHLDQIPPVIAFLISGFVLLGTILTLLGTIGLIRLGSFYERLHAPTLGTSWGAAGILIGSMLMFSTIGSRWVIHEIFLGCLIMLTMPVTLMVLGRAALHRDRAEGRPPRGTEGPQEPLK, from the coding sequence ATGAGCCATCTGGACCAGATCCCTCCTGTCATTGCCTTCCTGATCTCGGGCTTCGTTCTTCTGGGCACGATCCTGACGCTTCTGGGCACCATCGGGCTGATCCGGCTGGGCAGCTTCTACGAACGGCTGCACGCCCCGACCCTGGGGACAAGCTGGGGCGCGGCGGGCATCCTGATCGGCTCGATGCTGATGTTTTCCACCATCGGCTCGCGCTGGGTGATCCACGAGATCTTCCTGGGCTGTCTCATCATGCTGACGATGCCGGTGACGCTGATGGTGCTGGGCCGCGCAGCCCTGCACCGCGACCGCGCCGAGGGCCGCCCCCCGCGCGGCACCGAAGGCCCGCAGGAGCCGCTGAAGTAG
- a CDS encoding K+/H+ antiporter subunit F, whose translation MSATILSVVLTFSQICLVISVVLSVLRALRGPRAQDRVLGLDTMYMCAMLLLVVTGMQQGTIYQFEAALVIGTLGFVATAAMAKFLMRGEVIE comes from the coding sequence ATGAGCGCAACGATCCTGTCCGTCGTCCTCACCTTTTCCCAGATCTGCCTGGTGATCTCGGTGGTGCTTTCGGTGCTGCGGGCGCTGCGCGGCCCGCGGGCGCAGGACCGGGTGCTGGGGCTGGACACCATGTACATGTGCGCCATGCTGCTGCTGGTCGTCACCGGGATGCAGCAGGGCACCATCTACCAGTTCGAGGCCGCGCTGGTCATCGGCACCCTGGGCTTCGTCGCCACCGCCGCCATGGCCAAGTTCCTGATGCGGGGCGAGGTGATCGAATGA